One segment of Agromyces albus DNA contains the following:
- a CDS encoding LysR family transcriptional regulator substrate-binding protein has translation MSRPLHVWPRHETGAEVTLRLRYVAGVSPAKWLRAWGDRRPDLPVEALRVEEPAQLVELVAGEADLAFVRLPIDLTGLHSVQLWEELAVAVLPKEHPLAEAEALTVADLKGEPLAPAQPDAAMTMELIAAGTGHAIMPHGVARLHHRRDVVGSAGDGCRSHAHRARLARRSR, from the coding sequence GTGAGCAGGCCGCTCCACGTGTGGCCGCGACACGAGACGGGGGCCGAGGTGACGCTCAGGCTGCGCTACGTCGCCGGGGTGAGCCCAGCCAAGTGGCTCCGCGCCTGGGGCGATCGACGACCTGACCTGCCGGTCGAGGCGCTCCGCGTCGAGGAGCCCGCACAGCTCGTCGAACTCGTCGCCGGTGAGGCCGACCTCGCCTTCGTGCGGCTGCCAATCGACCTGACGGGCCTGCACTCGGTGCAGCTGTGGGAGGAGCTCGCCGTCGCGGTGCTGCCCAAGGAGCATCCGCTCGCCGAAGCCGAGGCGCTCACGGTCGCCGATCTCAAGGGCGAGCCGCTCGCACCCGCCCAGCCCGACGCGGCGATGACCATGGAGCTCATCGCGGCCGGCACCGGCCACGCGATCATGCCGCACGGCGTCGCACGGTTGCATCACCGCCGCGATGTCGTGGGCAGTGCCGGTGACGGATGCCGCTCCCACGCGCATCGCGCTCGTCTGGCGCGTCGATCGCGATGA
- a CDS encoding (2Fe-2S)-binding protein — MTARMLRPDDDPIRPAPVDAVEIILDGEAMTGVQGQTIAGIVLASGRLAWRRTSVGGRPRGLFCGIGVCFDCLVIVNGERDVRACQRRAVDGDAVASQYDRLPEANA; from the coding sequence ATGACGGCGCGGATGCTGCGCCCCGACGACGATCCGATCCGCCCCGCCCCGGTCGACGCGGTGGAGATCATCCTCGATGGCGAGGCGATGACCGGGGTGCAGGGGCAGACGATCGCGGGCATCGTGCTCGCGAGCGGACGGCTGGCGTGGCGCCGCACGAGCGTCGGCGGCCGTCCGCGGGGCCTCTTCTGCGGCATCGGCGTGTGCTTCGACTGCCTCGTGATCGTGAACGGCGAACGCGATGTTCGCGCCTGCCAGCGGCGTGCCGTCGACGGCGACGCCGTCGCGAGCCAGTACGACCGGCTCCCCGAGGCGAACGCATGA
- a CDS encoding alpha/beta hydrolase: MTDVRIDDEAVLWSASAADREGRPLLVLLHGYNSNEGDLFGLTPYLPLEPAVASLRAPIFTGYGHAWFSLVAEGAELSIEGAELATAAIVAWLDRVAPDASSVGLLGFSQGGAMAIELLRHAPERFAFAVSLAGFALPGDRAGDERMSQLAPPVFWGRGTADDVIPAASVVRTQAWLPTHADLDERIYEGLGHSVSERELADAAAFLRARYRPAA, from the coding sequence ATGACCGACGTGCGCATCGACGACGAGGCAGTGCTCTGGTCGGCCTCCGCAGCCGATCGCGAGGGGCGGCCGCTGCTCGTGCTGCTGCACGGCTACAACTCGAACGAGGGCGATCTCTTCGGGCTCACGCCCTACCTGCCGCTCGAACCGGCGGTCGCCTCGCTGCGTGCGCCGATCTTCACGGGCTACGGCCACGCCTGGTTCTCGCTCGTCGCCGAGGGCGCCGAGCTCTCGATCGAGGGCGCGGAGCTCGCGACGGCCGCGATCGTCGCGTGGCTCGACCGGGTGGCGCCCGATGCGAGCTCCGTCGGGCTGCTCGGCTTCTCGCAGGGCGGTGCGATGGCCATCGAGCTGCTCCGGCACGCGCCCGAGCGCTTCGCGTTCGCGGTGAGCCTCGCGGGATTCGCGCTCCCCGGCGATCGAGCAGGCGATGAGCGGATGTCGCAGCTCGCCCCGCCCGTCTTCTGGGGCCGCGGCACCGCCGACGACGTCATCCCCGCGGCATCCGTCGTGCGCACGCAGGCCTGGCTGCCGACGCACGCGGATCTCGACGAGCGCATCTACGAAGGGCTCGGCCACTCGGTGTCGGAGCGCGAGCTCGCCGACGCCGCGGCGTTCCTGCGGGCCCGGTACAGGCCGGCGGCCTGA
- a CDS encoding GlsB/YeaQ/YmgE family stress response membrane protein: MGFLAFLILGLIAGAIAKLILPGRQGGGWFVTLLLGVVGALLGGWIGSLLFGVGLEEFWDLGTWLLAIGGAIIVLLIYGLITRGSRDRTA; the protein is encoded by the coding sequence ATGGGTTTCCTCGCGTTCTTGATCCTCGGCCTCATCGCCGGAGCCATCGCCAAGTTGATCCTGCCCGGCAGGCAAGGCGGCGGCTGGTTCGTCACACTGCTGCTCGGCGTCGTCGGGGCCCTCCTCGGAGGCTGGATCGGCAGTCTCCTCTTCGGGGTCGGCCTCGAAGAGTTCTGGGACCTCGGCACCTGGCTTCTTGCGATCGGCGGCGCGATCATCGTGCTGCTGATCTACGGGCTCATCACTCGCGGAAGCCGCGACCGGACGGCCTAG
- a CDS encoding nucleoside hydrolase, whose translation MTIPVILDVDTGVDDALAILVAVRHPGIDVLGISCVAGNASLAQVVDNTLRVLDAAGAPEIPVAAGAARPLLEPPRSASHVHGADGLGGTALPPTERRAEQAGAVELMRRLILEHPTPVTLVALAPQTNLALLLRTHPEVAGRIERIVFMGGSASVGNASAVAEFNVWHDPEAAAIVLDSGVPTYMYGLDVFNRVAIEHKLAQSLEHGDDALGRVVGALLGHRIALSADESAEYTGLIGDAGAVCSLVDPGALRTELRPVRVELAGYARGQTLVDLRTHPGQEIGLTPADEWAAVEIALDVDEARLTGVFLDALGLAASRSGAGASPSPTAAA comes from the coding sequence ATGACCATTCCCGTGATCCTCGACGTCGACACGGGAGTCGACGACGCCCTCGCGATCCTCGTCGCAGTGCGGCATCCCGGCATCGACGTGCTCGGCATCTCGTGCGTCGCCGGCAACGCCTCGCTCGCCCAAGTCGTCGACAACACGCTCCGCGTGCTCGACGCCGCGGGGGCACCAGAGATCCCCGTCGCCGCGGGTGCAGCCCGGCCGCTCCTCGAACCCCCGCGCTCCGCGTCGCACGTGCACGGCGCCGACGGCCTCGGCGGCACCGCCCTGCCGCCCACCGAGCGGCGAGCAGAGCAGGCCGGCGCCGTCGAGCTCATGCGCCGGCTCATCCTCGAGCACCCCACGCCCGTCACCCTCGTGGCACTCGCTCCGCAGACGAACCTCGCGCTCCTGCTGCGCACCCACCCCGAGGTCGCCGGGCGAATCGAGCGGATCGTCTTCATGGGCGGCTCGGCGAGCGTCGGCAACGCGAGCGCGGTCGCCGAGTTCAACGTCTGGCACGACCCCGAGGCCGCCGCGATCGTGCTCGACTCGGGCGTGCCCACCTACATGTACGGCCTCGACGTCTTCAACCGGGTGGCGATCGAGCACAAGCTCGCGCAATCGCTCGAGCACGGCGACGACGCGCTCGGCCGCGTGGTCGGCGCGTTGCTCGGCCATCGCATCGCCCTCTCGGCAGACGAGTCCGCCGAGTACACGGGTCTCATCGGCGACGCCGGGGCCGTGTGCTCCCTCGTCGACCCGGGCGCGCTCCGCACCGAACTGCGGCCCGTGCGCGTCGAGCTCGCCGGATACGCGCGCGGCCAGACGCTCGTCGACCTCCGCACGCATCCGGGCCAGGAGATCGGGCTCACGCCCGCCGACGAGTGGGCAGCCGTCGAGATCGCCCTCGACGTCGACGAGGCGCGCCTCACCGGTGTGTTCCTCGATGCGCTCGGGCTGGCCGCCTCGCGTTCCGGCGCCGGCGCTTCGCCGTCGCCCACGGCGGCCGCCTAG
- a CDS encoding glutamine amidotransferase encodes MRPFLFLSARPEVEAVGPEYESVRRAMGVDAGRLEHVRLDIDPLGDVRLDSFAGIVVGGSPYNVTTPEDGKHPVQRRVESDLARLAEQALEADHPVLFTCYGIGVLTRVLGGTVGTLHGEDAAAVEVTLTDEGSADPLVGALSERFDALVGHKEATERLPGDAVLLAFSAGCPVQIYRVGRNVYATQFHPEVSAQDFVARAHVYRHHGYFPASELREVSERLAAASVTEPQRLLHRFVQLADHR; translated from the coding sequence ATGAGACCGTTCCTCTTCCTCTCGGCACGACCCGAGGTCGAGGCGGTCGGCCCCGAGTACGAGTCGGTGCGCCGCGCGATGGGCGTCGATGCCGGCCGGCTCGAGCACGTGCGCCTCGACATCGATCCGCTCGGCGACGTCCGTCTCGATTCCTTCGCGGGCATCGTCGTCGGCGGCAGCCCCTACAACGTCACGACGCCTGAAGACGGCAAGCACCCCGTGCAGCGCCGCGTCGAGTCCGACCTCGCCCGCCTCGCCGAGCAGGCGCTCGAGGCCGACCACCCGGTGCTCTTCACGTGCTACGGCATCGGCGTGCTCACGCGAGTGCTCGGCGGCACCGTCGGCACGCTGCACGGCGAGGACGCCGCCGCCGTCGAGGTCACGCTCACCGACGAGGGCTCGGCCGATCCGCTCGTCGGCGCGCTGTCCGAGCGATTCGACGCGCTCGTCGGCCACAAGGAGGCGACCGAGCGGCTTCCCGGCGACGCCGTGCTGCTCGCGTTCTCGGCCGGTTGCCCCGTGCAGATCTACCGCGTCGGGCGCAACGTCTACGCCACGCAGTTCCATCCCGAGGTCAGCGCGCAGGACTTCGTCGCCCGCGCGCACGTGTACCGCCATCACGGCTACTTCCCGGCGAGCGAGTTACGCGAGGTGAGCGAGCGGCTGGCTGCGGCATCCGTCACCGAACCGCAGCGCCTGCTGCACCGCTTCGTGCAGCTCGCCGACCACCGCTGA
- a CDS encoding DUF5997 family protein, protein MKPETAAKKLGILLEAAPEEFRTGVVTRDELNALLADPPEWLQVLRREGPHPRPVVAAKLGISNSGLARGGLTEPLTTAQIKDLLVAPPQWLVTERATQAAVRAEKRRVVERDAERAARNPGGGGGGAGV, encoded by the coding sequence ATGAAACCCGAGACCGCTGCCAAGAAGCTCGGCATCCTCCTCGAGGCTGCACCCGAGGAGTTCCGCACGGGCGTCGTCACGCGAGACGAGCTGAACGCGCTCCTCGCCGACCCGCCCGAGTGGCTGCAGGTGCTGCGCCGCGAGGGCCCGCACCCGCGACCGGTCGTCGCCGCGAAGCTCGGCATCTCGAACTCCGGCCTCGCTCGCGGCGGCCTCACCGAGCCGCTCACGACCGCCCAGATCAAAGACCTGCTCGTCGCGCCGCCCCAGTGGCTCGTCACCGAGCGGGCGACGCAAGCCGCGGTGCGCGCCGAGAAGCGCCGCGTCGTCGAGCGTGACGCCGAGCGCGCTGCCCGCAATCCCGGTGGCGGCGGCGGCGGCGCGGGCGTCTGA
- a CDS encoding NAD(P)/FAD-dependent oxidoreductase, giving the protein MGGRVVGDILERMSSDVVIVGAGIVGAACARALAMAGLRVTVLERGAAASGTSARGEGNLLVSDKAPGPELRLAQFAASLWPVVADELADELGTSFPAIEYERKGGLVVATTDAGAAPLLAFAASQRAAGVDARALDVDETRALEPQLNPAITAAVHYPDDAQVQPVIATEALLASARLRGAEVRVGVTVTGALRDASGRITGVRTTAGDVAAGSVLVAAGPWSGEVARAFGADLPMRPRRGVVLVTTRMPHAIFHKVYDGDYFAATQSSDAALQTSSVVESTPSGTVLIGSSREQVGFDERLRVAVLRELAAKALRLFPFLAAASIMRSYGGFRPYMPDHLPVIGADPRVPGLWHASGHEGAGIGLSLATAAMLAAGFTGGAVPTDAAPFRLDRPTLQRHLAEAAP; this is encoded by the coding sequence ATCGGCGGGCGCGTCGTAGGGGATATTTTGGAGCGCATGTCGAGCGACGTCGTGATCGTGGGTGCCGGCATCGTCGGCGCCGCGTGCGCGCGTGCGCTCGCCATGGCCGGACTGCGCGTCACCGTGCTCGAGCGCGGGGCCGCGGCATCCGGCACGAGCGCCCGCGGCGAGGGCAACCTCCTGGTCTCCGACAAGGCGCCGGGCCCCGAGTTGCGTCTCGCGCAGTTCGCGGCGTCGCTCTGGCCCGTGGTCGCCGACGAGCTCGCCGATGAGCTCGGCACCTCGTTCCCCGCGATCGAGTACGAGCGCAAGGGTGGGCTCGTGGTCGCGACGACGGATGCCGGTGCCGCGCCTTTGCTCGCCTTCGCGGCGTCGCAACGTGCCGCCGGCGTCGACGCACGCGCGCTCGACGTCGACGAGACCCGCGCCCTCGAGCCCCAGTTGAACCCCGCGATCACCGCCGCCGTGCACTACCCCGACGACGCCCAGGTGCAGCCCGTCATCGCGACCGAGGCCCTGCTCGCCTCGGCGCGACTGCGCGGCGCGGAGGTGCGCGTCGGCGTCACGGTCACGGGTGCGCTCCGCGATGCCTCAGGACGCATCACGGGCGTCCGCACGACGGCGGGTGACGTCGCCGCCGGCTCGGTGCTCGTGGCGGCAGGCCCGTGGTCGGGTGAGGTCGCCCGGGCATTCGGCGCCGACCTGCCGATGCGCCCGCGACGCGGCGTCGTGCTCGTCACGACGCGCATGCCGCACGCGATCTTCCACAAGGTCTACGACGGTGACTACTTCGCGGCCACGCAATCGAGCGACGCGGCGCTGCAGACATCGAGCGTCGTGGAGTCGACCCCGTCGGGCACGGTGCTCATCGGCTCGAGTCGCGAGCAGGTGGGGTTCGACGAACGGCTCCGGGTGGCCGTGTTGCGGGAGCTCGCGGCGAAGGCGCTGCGGCTGTTCCCGTTCCTCGCCGCCGCGAGCATCATGCGCAGCTATGGCGGCTTTCGACCGTACATGCCAGATCACCTGCCGGTCATCGGCGCCGACCCTCGCGTGCCCGGGCTCTGGCATGCGAGCGGGCACGAAGGCGCCGGCATCGGCCTGTCGCTCGCGACCGCCGCGATGCTCGCGGCCGGGTTCACCGGTGGTGCCGTACCGACGGATGCCGCGCCGTTCCGCCTCGACCGGCCGACCCTGCAGCGCCACCTCGCCGAGGCGGCGCCATGA
- a CDS encoding NAD(P)/FAD-dependent oxidoreductase, which translates to MSTVVVIGAGPAGLAAARAARERGASVVLLDAADQVGGQYWRHLPESRPSAREQRLHHGWRRFTRLRAALEADRGCEIVTSAQVWAIETGELADGAVVVHALIGPPDGTDRIPRTLRPDALVLATGAHDRTLPFPGWDLPGVFTAGAAQALAKGERVAIGRRVVVAGAGPFLLPVAASLVATGAQVAGVFEAARATTLARGWLSRPWELLGVAAKGGELAGYAASHVRHRIPYRLGCAVVAAHGTDHVESVTVAHLDAQWHPIPGSEVRVAADAACVSHGFTPRLELPIAAGCEISPDRFVIVDDAQCSSVAGVYAAGEITGIGGADAALAEGTLAGHCAAGGRADDPAVRAASAARRTFAAFAARLDAAHGIRPGWTGWLTDDTVVCRCEEVSHGRLMATAAATSSSGLRSLKLTTRAGLGICQGRICGRTVEALLGEAATDAASGRLGLIDASTTDRRPIAAPIRLGELAAGEASDRPAAEAGSHAPTSTKGHA; encoded by the coding sequence ATGAGCACCGTCGTCGTGATCGGCGCGGGCCCCGCCGGGCTCGCCGCCGCGCGGGCCGCCCGCGAACGCGGGGCATCCGTCGTCCTGCTCGACGCCGCAGACCAGGTTGGCGGCCAATACTGGCGGCACCTGCCCGAGTCGCGTCCCTCCGCTCGCGAGCAGCGGCTTCACCACGGCTGGCGCAGGTTCACCAGGCTGCGAGCGGCACTCGAGGCCGATCGCGGCTGCGAGATCGTCACGAGTGCGCAGGTGTGGGCGATCGAGACCGGCGAGCTCGCGGACGGCGCGGTCGTCGTGCACGCGCTCATCGGTCCGCCCGACGGCACCGATCGCATCCCTCGCACGCTCCGCCCCGACGCGCTCGTGCTCGCGACCGGCGCCCACGATCGCACGCTCCCGTTCCCCGGCTGGGACCTGCCGGGCGTGTTCACGGCGGGCGCCGCGCAAGCGCTCGCCAAGGGCGAGCGCGTCGCGATCGGCCGGCGCGTCGTGGTCGCGGGCGCGGGCCCATTCCTGCTGCCCGTCGCCGCGTCGCTCGTGGCCACCGGCGCCCAGGTCGCGGGCGTGTTCGAGGCCGCCCGCGCGACGACCCTCGCGCGCGGCTGGCTGTCGCGGCCATGGGAGCTCCTCGGCGTCGCGGCCAAGGGCGGCGAGCTCGCCGGTTATGCCGCGAGTCACGTGCGCCACCGCATCCCCTATCGCCTCGGTTGTGCGGTCGTCGCCGCGCACGGCACGGACCATGTGGAGTCCGTGACCGTTGCGCACCTCGATGCGCAGTGGCATCCGATTCCCGGCAGTGAGGTGCGGGTCGCAGCCGATGCCGCGTGCGTGAGCCACGGCTTCACTCCGCGACTCGAGCTGCCCATTGCGGCCGGTTGCGAAATCTCGCCCGACCGGTTCGTGATCGTCGACGACGCCCAGTGCTCGAGCGTCGCCGGCGTGTACGCCGCGGGCGAGATCACGGGCATCGGGGGCGCCGATGCCGCGCTCGCCGAGGGGACGCTCGCCGGGCACTGCGCAGCGGGCGGGCGCGCTGACGATCCTGCCGTGCGCGCGGCATCCGCGGCCCGGCGCACCTTCGCCGCGTTCGCCGCGCGCCTCGATGCCGCCCACGGCATCCGGCCCGGCTGGACCGGGTGGCTCACCGACGACACGGTCGTGTGCCGCTGCGAGGAGGTGTCCCATGGACGCCTGATGGCCACGGCAGCCGCCACGAGCTCGAGCGGCCTGCGATCCCTGAAGCTCACCACTCGCGCCGGCCTCGGCATCTGCCAGGGCCGCATCTGCGGCCGCACCGTCGAGGCGCTCCTCGGCGAGGCGGCGACGGATGCTGCATCCGGCCGTCTCGGCCTCATCGACGCATCCACGACCGACCGACGCCCCATCGCCGCACCGATCCGCCTCGGCGAACTCGCCGCCGGCGAAGCATCCGACCGACCCGCGGCCGAGGCCGGCTCCCACGCACCGACGTCCACGAAAGGACACGCATGA
- a CDS encoding proline racemase family protein: MQSKRIISAVDSHTEGMPTRVVTGGVGVIPGATMNEKRLHFMEHLDDLRLFLMNEPRGHAAMSGAILQPATRPDCDWGVVFIEVSGCLPMCGHGTIGVATVLVETGMVEVVEPVTEIRLDTPAGLVIARVEVSDGHADSVTIENVPSYVDVLDASIEVPGYGTVPYSMAFGGNFYAMVDLDAVGLPFDRSSQQEILAAGLSIMAVINEAAPPRHPSIEGVDRCNHVEFIAPGSDAKHSRHAMAIHPGWFDRSPCGTGTSARMAELWARGELALDTDFVNESFIGSRFIGRLIAETEVAGRPAVVPTITGRAWVTGTGQYLLDPADPFPTGFQF; encoded by the coding sequence GTGCAGTCGAAGCGAATCATCAGCGCCGTCGACTCGCATACGGAGGGCATGCCGACGCGCGTCGTCACGGGCGGCGTCGGCGTGATCCCTGGTGCGACCATGAACGAGAAGCGTCTCCACTTCATGGAGCACCTCGACGACCTGCGGCTCTTCCTCATGAACGAGCCGCGCGGGCACGCCGCGATGAGCGGCGCCATCCTGCAGCCGGCCACGCGCCCCGATTGCGACTGGGGCGTCGTGTTCATCGAGGTCTCGGGTTGCCTCCCGATGTGCGGCCACGGCACGATCGGCGTCGCGACCGTGCTCGTCGAAACCGGCATGGTCGAGGTCGTCGAGCCGGTCACCGAGATCCGGCTCGACACGCCGGCCGGTCTCGTCATCGCGCGAGTGGAGGTCTCCGACGGCCATGCCGACTCGGTGACCATCGAGAACGTGCCGAGCTACGTCGATGTGCTCGACGCCTCGATCGAGGTGCCGGGTTACGGCACCGTGCCGTACTCCATGGCGTTCGGCGGCAACTTCTACGCGATGGTCGACCTCGATGCCGTCGGGTTGCCGTTCGACCGCTCGAGCCAGCAGGAGATCCTCGCGGCGGGGCTCTCCATCATGGCGGTGATCAACGAGGCAGCGCCGCCGCGGCATCCGTCGATCGAAGGGGTCGACCGCTGCAATCACGTCGAGTTCATCGCGCCGGGTTCCGACGCGAAGCACTCCCGCCACGCCATGGCGATCCACCCCGGTTGGTTCGATCGCTCGCCGTGCGGCACGGGCACCTCGGCTCGCATGGCCGAGCTGTGGGCTCGCGGCGAGCTCGCCCTCGACACCGACTTCGTGAACGAGTCGTTCATCGGCAGCCGCTTCATCGGGCGCCTCATCGCCGAGACCGAGGTCGCCGGCCGACCCGCGGTCGTCCCGACGATCACCGGCCGGGCGTGGGTGACCGGCACCGGCCAGTACCTGCTCGACCCCGCCGACCCGTTCCCCACCGGCTTCCAGTTCTAG
- a CDS encoding dihydrodipicolinate synthase family protein — protein MTTQKFDLGGVVVATTLAFTPDPSAPAGLAVDYDRFAAHCDFLIENGCRGVGPNGSLGEYSSLTDEERRNVIKVAVEAVGGRGLVVAGVHGVGWHQAVKWAEYAKEDGADGVLLLPPTIYRANRAEVIEHYSRVNEVGLPIMLYNNPIDTKVDLTPDLVAELAQLENVVAIKEFTTDIRRVLEIQELCDIDVIAGADDLLFESLVVGATGWFAGYPNAFPKEAVEIYTLVTDGRIDEARELYRNLVPVFRWDSKTEFVQAIKLSIDLAGQSYGGPTRPPRGPLSAEHEARVRRDTQNALDYIATRSSRVG, from the coding sequence ATGACCACGCAGAAGTTCGACCTCGGCGGTGTCGTCGTTGCCACGACGCTCGCCTTCACCCCCGACCCTTCGGCCCCCGCTGGGCTCGCCGTCGACTACGACCGGTTCGCCGCGCACTGCGATTTCCTGATCGAGAACGGATGCCGCGGCGTCGGTCCCAACGGATCGCTCGGCGAGTACTCCTCACTGACCGACGAGGAGCGCCGCAACGTCATCAAGGTCGCGGTCGAGGCCGTCGGAGGGCGGGGTCTCGTCGTCGCCGGCGTGCACGGCGTCGGCTGGCACCAAGCCGTCAAGTGGGCCGAGTACGCGAAGGAGGACGGCGCCGACGGGGTGCTCCTGCTGCCGCCCACGATCTATCGCGCCAATCGTGCCGAGGTCATCGAGCACTACTCGAGGGTGAACGAAGTGGGGCTGCCGATCATGCTCTACAACAACCCCATCGACACGAAGGTCGACCTCACGCCCGACCTCGTCGCCGAGCTCGCACAGCTCGAGAACGTCGTGGCGATCAAGGAGTTCACGACCGACATCCGGCGGGTGCTCGAGATCCAGGAGCTGTGCGATATCGACGTCATCGCCGGCGCAGACGACCTGCTCTTCGAGTCGCTCGTCGTGGGCGCCACCGGATGGTTCGCGGGATACCCGAACGCCTTCCCGAAGGAGGCCGTCGAGATCTACACGCTCGTCACGGACGGCCGGATCGACGAGGCGCGCGAGCTCTACCGCAACCTCGTTCCGGTGTTCCGGTGGGACTCGAAGACCGAGTTCGTGCAGGCCATCAAGCTCTCGATCGACCTGGCGGGGCAGAGTTACGGTGGACCGACGCGACCGCCGCGCGGGCCCCTGTCGGCCGAGCACGAGGCGCGAGTGCGCCGCGACACCCAGAACGCGCTCGACTACATCGCGACCCGCTCGTCGCGGGTGGGCTGA
- a CDS encoding DUF6412 domain-containing protein — MELLTALFRYAQPSLEVSLASNLQATLLLIGVGVVGAAAVAIVVTACHALPAIVAADPSGAATRFKQSLEPWRLLAQITPDAPGRARPRAPGRGIPAA, encoded by the coding sequence ATGGAACTGCTCACGGCCCTGTTCCGCTACGCGCAGCCGTCGCTCGAGGTCTCGCTCGCGTCGAACCTGCAGGCGACGCTCCTGCTCATCGGCGTCGGCGTCGTCGGCGCCGCCGCCGTCGCGATCGTCGTCACGGCCTGCCACGCGCTGCCGGCGATCGTCGCGGCCGACCCGAGCGGCGCCGCGACGAGGTTCAAGCAGTCGCTCGAACCCTGGCGGTTGCTCGCGCAGATCACGCCCGACGCGCCGGGGCGTGCCCGCCCGAGGGCGCCGGGCCGCGGCATCCCGGCCGCGTAG
- a CDS encoding YidC/Oxa1 family membrane protein insertase yields MDLSALPPIAAFLDGAHTVLMGLAGLLEPLIGVSSAAAAVVLVTLLVRAALIPVGISQAKAERTRARLAPKLAELQRRHKQNPERLQREMMALYSDEGTSPLAGCLPMLIQAPIVGIIYALFILPTIAGHPNELLAQTLFGVPLGSSLAGSVVAGSLAPGAVMVFAVVIVGIVLVGEATRRVFALRPDAAAAARPAGAPASPLAGPGAARVLGLLQFITAVIAVFVPLAAALYLLVTVAWTLAQRVVLRRAYPLPEARTA; encoded by the coding sequence ATGGACCTCTCTGCCCTCCCGCCCATCGCCGCCTTTCTCGACGGCGCCCACACCGTGCTCATGGGCCTCGCCGGCCTGCTCGAACCGCTCATCGGCGTCTCGAGCGCAGCCGCAGCCGTCGTGCTCGTCACCCTGCTCGTGCGCGCCGCGCTCATCCCCGTGGGCATCTCGCAAGCGAAGGCGGAGCGCACTCGCGCCCGCCTCGCCCCGAAGCTCGCCGAGTTGCAGCGACGCCACAAGCAGAATCCCGAGCGCCTGCAACGCGAGATGATGGCGCTCTACTCCGACGAGGGCACCTCCCCGCTGGCCGGCTGTCTGCCGATGCTCATCCAGGCGCCGATCGTCGGCATCATCTACGCGCTCTTCATCCTGCCGACGATCGCAGGTCATCCGAACGAGCTCCTCGCGCAGACCCTGTTCGGGGTTCCGCTCGGCTCGAGCCTCGCGGGCTCGGTCGTTGCCGGCTCCCTCGCACCGGGCGCGGTCATGGTGTTCGCCGTCGTCATCGTGGGCATCGTGCTCGTCGGCGAGGCCACGCGGCGGGTGTTCGCACTTCGACCGGATGCCGCCGCCGCGGCTCGTCCGGCCGGAGCACCCGCGTCCCCGCTCGCGGGGCCCGGCGCGGCGCGCGTGCTCGGGCTGTTGCAGTTCATCACGGCGGTGATCGCGGTCTTCGTACCGCTCGCGGCGGCGCTCTACCTCCTCGTCACGGTGGCGTGGACGCTCGCGCAGCGCGTGGTGCTGCGGCGCGCGTACCCCCTTCCGGAGGCGCGGACCGCCTGA
- a CDS encoding NUDIX hydrolase family protein, with translation MSVRTPDPDWNPDDEPVVRPPANPGWLTDLELAEVRGRLPLLYVEAVPVRVDGLGQVTEVGVLLRANAVGEMTRTLVSGRVMYGETIRDALFRHLEKDLGPMAFPMLPASQVPCVVAEYFPMPGISPFTDERQHAVSLAFIVPVTGTCEPRQDALEVTWMTPAEAASESITAEMEGGRGALLRQALASVGALP, from the coding sequence ATGAGCGTGCGCACCCCTGACCCGGACTGGAACCCAGACGACGAACCCGTCGTGCGGCCGCCCGCGAATCCGGGCTGGCTCACCGACCTCGAACTCGCCGAGGTGCGCGGCCGGCTGCCGCTCCTCTACGTCGAGGCGGTGCCGGTGCGCGTCGACGGACTCGGCCAGGTGACCGAGGTCGGCGTGCTGCTGCGCGCGAACGCGGTCGGCGAGATGACGCGCACCCTCGTGTCGGGGCGCGTCATGTACGGCGAGACCATTCGCGATGCGCTGTTCCGCCACCTCGAGAAGGACCTCGGGCCGATGGCGTTCCCGATGCTGCCGGCGAGCCAGGTGCCGTGCGTCGTCGCCGAGTACTTCCCGATGCCGGGCATCTCGCCGTTCACCGACGAACGGCAGCACGCCGTGTCGCTCGCGTTCATCGTGCCGGTCACCGGCACGTGCGAGCCGCGGCAGGACGCGCTCGAGGTGACCTGGATGACGCCGGCCGAAGCGGCGAGCGAATCGATCACGGCCGAGATGGAGGGCGGTCGCGGCGCACTGCTGCGGCAGGCGCTCGCCTCGGTCGGCGCGCTGCCCTGA